Within the Ensifer canadensis genome, the region ATGTGTTCGCGATCTATTTCGTCGAGCCGTTCATCCTGACCTGCCTGTCCGCGCTGATCCTGCGCGAGAAGGTCGACTGGCGCCGCTGGCTGGCAATTGCCGTAGGTTTTGCCGGTGCAATGATCGTCATTCAGCCCAGCTTCGCCGTCTTCGGCGCAACATCGTTGCTGCCGGTCGCCTGTGCCTCGGTCTTTGCCTGTTATCTCCTGCTGAACCGGGCCGTCGGAACGGCCGACAGCCCGCTGACGATGCAGACGATTGCCGGTATCGGCGGAACGCTGTTCATGGTGGGGGTGATTGCGATCGGCGATCAAATGGGTGTCGCGGACTTCGAGCCGTCTCTGCCAAAGACCGCGCTCGGCTGGGCGCTCGTCGTCATCCTCGGCTCGCTTTCGGGCTATGGCCACCTCCTGGTGGTCAAGGCCTTCCAGGCGGCACCCGTTTCCCTGCTGGCGCCGTTTGCCTATTTCGAGATCGTCACCGCGACAGCGCTTGGCTATCTCATCTTCGGAGATTTTCCATCGGTCTCGAAATGGCTGGGGATTGCGATCATCGTCGTGTCAGGACTTTTCATGATCTGGCGCGAACGACGGGCCAGGGATCGCTTCATCGAAGCGCCCTGAAACATCCCTCTTCCTAATAGTCCCAAATTCAGGCTTGGTCGTTGCGGGTCGGGCCGAAGACCGTTTCGAAGGCTTCGCGCAGGCGCATGTCCACATCCGGCACCATCACCGGCAGGCCGAGATCGACGAGGCTGGTGACGCCGTAGCCGCGGATGCCGCAGGGCACGATGCCGCCGAAATGGTCGAGATCCGGATCGACGTTGAGCGAGAAACCGTGAAAGCTCACCCAGCGGCGCAGGCGAATGCCGATCGCCGCGATCTTGTCTTCAGCCGTAGACCCGTCCGGAAGTGACGGTTTCTCCGGACGGCGAACCCAGACGCCGACGCGATCCTCTCGGCGTTCGCCTTTGACGTTCATCGAACCAAGCGTCGAGATGACAACGCTTTCCAGCGCGGCGACGAACGCCCGCACGTCCTGTCGCCGACGCTTGAGATCCAGCATGACATAGACCACCCGCTGGCCAGGGCCGTGATAGGTGTATTCACCGCCGCGGCCGGTCGCAAACACTGGGAACCGATCGGGCATCACGAGGTCTGCCGCGTCGGCGCTGGTGCCTGCGGTATAGAGCGGCGGGTGTTCCACCAGCCAGACGAGCTCGTCGGCGGTGCCGGCGGCAATGGCGGCCGCTTCGCGCTCCATCGTTTCAACCGCCTGTGGATAATCGACGAGGTGATGGGCGATCCGCCAGCGAACCGGGGGTGATTCCGGGGGGGCGAACATGTCCTGGCTCAGATTTTCGCGCTGCATTTCCGTCTGCATTCCTGTTTTGATCCCCTGTACATGGGACGGCGCGCGACAAGAGTCCAGCGTTTGCAGGGCTTCGCGGGGAGGCTGTTGAAATAGTTTCTTTTCCCGTCAAATTTCTGTCGTCATGCCCTTGTGCACCCCAGAGGCTTTTGCTACATGCAGCCCCGCCGGAGCAATTCGGCACCTACCACGATGCGGTCGTGGCGGAATTGGTAGACGCGCAGCGTTGAGGTCGCTGTGGGGCAACCCGTGGAAGTTCGAGTCTTCTCGACCGCACCAAAGAAAACCTGCTTCGGCAGGTTTTTTTGTTTTTATCCCTATACTTAGCGCAACGGTGTCCCACGTCGGGACCATGCGTGGGACATCTGTTCGTTCCATTGCACCAAGCGCGAGTTTCCGGCTTCAATTCGTACGAATTACGCCACGGCGTCGTGTTCCTCGCGCGCAGCTTCCCAGACTTCCCGCGCTGCATCCAGGTTCATCAGTGCGATCCCCAGCCCAACAATTAAATCCGGCCAAGCCGACTGCCACAGGTAAGCCGTCGCCAGGCCCGCGCCGATGATGGCGACATTGGCAAAGGCGTCATTGCGGGCAGACAGGAATGCCGCCCGCGTGAGGCTGCCGCTTCCATGGCGGTACGCGGCGAGAAGGTATGCACAGAACAGGTTGATCAGGAGAGCGCCAAAGCCAGTCAGGGATAGTGCAAAGGGCTCAGGCGGGATTGGATCCATGAACTTCGCCCAAGCCGTCCATAAGAAGGCCAGCGCGGGGACCAGAAGAATGAATGCCATCGCCATACCGACACGTGCACGGCTCCGCGCTGTCCAGGTGAGCGCAAAGAAGATCAGGATGTTCACGGACGTGTCTTCGAGAAAGTCGACACTATCGGCCAAGAGGGAAACGGAGCCGATGGCAAGCGCAACGAAGAATTCAACCCCGAAGTAGCCTAGGTTCAATAAGGCGACGATGAGCACGACGCGGCGTAAATTGTTATCCACTAAGGGTTTCCTTCATCCACTAAGGGTTTCCTTCAGAGCTACCGAAATACACCATCGACAAT harbors:
- a CDS encoding DMT family transporter, translating into MTASASTAANPQNTVMQGVAIMLFAMIILPGMDVIAKYMAVVEGMAPAQVTFYRFFFQLVATLPLLITVGGLRALRPKRLWLNLLRGVLLAAAALFFFISVKYMPLADVFAIYFVEPFILTCLSALILREKVDWRRWLAIAVGFAGAMIVIQPSFAVFGATSLLPVACASVFACYLLLNRAVGTADSPLTMQTIAGIGGTLFMVGVIAIGDQMGVADFEPSLPKTALGWALVVILGSLSGYGHLLVVKAFQAAPVSLLAPFAYFEIVTATALGYLIFGDFPSVSKWLGIAIIVVSGLFMIWRERRARDRFIEAP
- the lipB gene encoding lipoyl(octanoyl) transferase LipB — protein: MQRENLSQDMFAPPESPPVRWRIAHHLVDYPQAVETMEREAAAIAAGTADELVWLVEHPPLYTAGTSADAADLVMPDRFPVFATGRGGEYTYHGPGQRVVYVMLDLKRRRQDVRAFVAALESVVISTLGSMNVKGERREDRVGVWVRRPEKPSLPDGSTAEDKIAAIGIRLRRWVSFHGFSLNVDPDLDHFGGIVPCGIRGYGVTSLVDLGLPVMVPDVDMRLREAFETVFGPTRNDQA
- a CDS encoding cation transporter gives rise to the protein MDNNLRRVVLIVALLNLGYFGVEFFVALAIGSVSLLADSVDFLEDTSVNILIFFALTWTARSRARVGMAMAFILLVPALAFLWTAWAKFMDPIPPEPFALSLTGFGALLINLFCAYLLAAYRHGSGSLTRAAFLSARNDAFANVAIIGAGLATAYLWQSAWPDLIVGLGIALMNLDAAREVWEAAREEHDAVA